A genome region from Erigeron canadensis isolate Cc75 chromosome 3, C_canadensis_v1, whole genome shotgun sequence includes the following:
- the LOC122593541 gene encoding protein NRT1/ PTR FAMILY 3.1-like, translated as MKAEKENVTGNEEESINKMVKQKRKLGGIKTMPFILANEICDRFAATGFNANLITYLTEQLNMPLVKASNTLTNFGGVASFMPIIGAIVADSFAGRYWTIIIALLIYELGMILVTISSILPQFRPQQCPTQVNCKEASQSQMSVLYISLLLTSVGLGGIRPCVVAFAADQLDMKKLKTQAKNWNFFNWYYFLLSLASLSALTLVVYIQDNVSWGWGLGIPTIAMVAAFFVFLIGSPIYHKVKPEGSPFVRLAQVMVAAFKKRKVVLPVDDQLLYENKELDSSISKHGRLVHTHQLRWFDKAAIITQDDTDLLSNSPKPWRIATVHRVEELKSIIRLLPIVSTGVIYVMAYSHQNSFTIMQARTMDRHLVKSSSFEVPAASMAVFDVLALIVSIALYDRLFIPFAHRITKNPAGITCIQRIGVGFIISICATFVASFVEVKRKHVASDHNLLDKPTQMIPISVFWLIPQYSLHGIAGAFFYVGKLEFIYDQAPESMKSTALALYWAANGFGQYAGTLLVTMVHKFTANGNGGNWLPDRNINRGRLEYYYMVVTGIQVVNLVYYYVCAWLYTYKPLEVIPKSTEDGDLELVVDSSVVNVTK; from the exons CAAATGAGATATGTGACCGATTCGCCGCCACTGGTTTCAATGCCAATTTGATAACATACTTAACAGAACAACTCAACATGCCACTGGTGAAGGCATCCAACACCCTGACTAACTTCGGTGGTGTTGCTAGTTTTATGCCCATTATTGGTGCAATTGTTGCCGACTCTTTTGCTGGTCGCTACTGGACCATCATCATCGCCTTGCTCATTTACGAACTG GGAATGATCCTTGTGACCATATCATCAATCTTGCCCCAGTTCCGACCACAACAATGCCCCACTCAAGTGAACTGCAAAGAAGCGTCACAGTCTCAAATGTCGGTCCTTTATATCTCCCTCCTTTTAACATCAGTTGGTTTAGGAGGCATACGGCCTTGTGTCGTTGCATTTGCTGCAGATCAACTAGACATGAAGAAACTGAAAACTCAAGCGAAAAACTGGAATTTCTTTAATTGGTACTACTTTTTGTTATCACTAGCAAGTCTGTCTGCACTCACACtggttgtgtatatacaagatAATGTGAGCTGGGGTTGGGGTCTTGGGATACCAACGATTGCAATGGTCGCTgcgttttttgtgtttttaatagGCTCCCCAATTTATCACAAAGTCAAACCTGAAGGAAGTCCGTTTGTTAGACTGGCCCAAGTTATGGTTGCTGCTTTCAAAAAGAGGAAAGTCGTGTTACCAGTTGATGATCAACTTCTTTATGAAAACAAAGAGCTCGATTCAAGTATTTCTAAACATGGCAGGCTTGTTCATACCCATCAATTAAG GTGGTTTGATAAGGCTGCAATAATAACCCAAGATGACACCGACCTCCTTTCAAACTCACCGAAACCTTGGAGGATTGCTACTGTCCATAGAGTTGAAGAACTAAAATCCATCATTCGACTGTTGCCAATTGTGTCAACAGGAGTAATATATGTGATGGCGTACTCGCACCAAAATAGCTTCACCATCATGCAAGCTCGGACCATGGACCGACACCTGGTCAAAAGTAGCTCATTTGAAGTACCTGCGGCTAGCATGGCAGTCTTTGATGTCCTAGCCTTGATTGTTTCCATTGCCTTGTATGATCGTTTATTTATCCCCTTTGCACACCGCATCACAAAGAACCCTGCGGGCATCACGTGTATACAGAGGATTGGCGTTGGCTTCATCATAAGCATCTGTGCAACATTTGTCGCATCGTTTGTTGAGGTTAAACGAAAACACGTAGCAAGTGATCATAATTTACTTGACAAGCCAACTCAGATGATACCGATaagtgtgttttggttgatcCCTCAGTACTCACTTCATGGTATAGCCGGAGCATTCTTTTATGTTGGTAAATTAGAGTTTATATATGATCAGGCACCGGAAAGTATGAAAAGCACTGCGTTGGCTCTTTATTGGGCTGCAAATGGATTTGGACAGTATGCGGGAACGTTACTGGTTACTATGGTTCATAAGTTTACTGCAAACGGAAATGGCGGAAATTGGCTGCCTGATAGGAACATAAATAGAGGTAGATTGGAATACTACTACATGGTTGTAACTGGTATACAAGTAGTAAACCTGGTATACTATTATGTATGTGCCTGGCTCTATACCTATAAGCCCTTAGAAGTAATACCAAAAAGTACGGAAGATGGGGACCTAGAGTTGGTTGTAGATAGCTCAGTAGTCAATGTAACGAAGTAA